A window of Pomacea canaliculata isolate SZHN2017 linkage group LG3, ASM307304v1, whole genome shotgun sequence contains these coding sequences:
- the LOC112560132 gene encoding uncharacterized protein LOC112560132 isoform X2 — protein MSSNFFSSSSIWHQHACVQADDVMSKAQAPPSRAQPKDVAASPFTPEPAMLQLPLPIGRPEQATNHSDLYSIKDIDSHNDLVYENANNNNNSNGSGILSEVHVLTTHHHRHQNYFNAESHVGRNHGTGTLLHSRVPPHSLELTTLTSATEEQQRAVEEFYRSYDPQIGLHTAAVLGGILGWLIVYLLYKTKVKKWALTLVRGSKQPHRKRQAVDQGAACARC, from the coding sequence GCCGATGACGTAATGAGCAAAGCGCAGGCGCCGCCGAGCCGCGCGCAGCCCAAGGATGTTGCCGCCTCCCCATTCACCCCCGAGCCTGCCATGCTGCAGCTACCCTTGCCCATAGGCCGGCCTGAGCAAGCAACCAACCACAGTGACCTCTACTCCATCAAAGACATCGACAGCCACAACGACCTTGTCTACGAAaacgccaacaacaacaacaacagcaacggcAGCGGAATCCTCAGCGAAGTCCATGTGCTGACGACccaccaccatcgccaccaGAACTACTTCAACGCCGAGAGTCACGTGGGTCGTAATCATGGAACCGGCACATTGCTTCACAGCCGGGTGCCTCCACACAGCCTGGAGCTGACCACCTTGACCTCGGCCACCGAGGAGCAGCAGCGCGCTGTCGAGGAGTTCTACCGTTCGTACGACCCCCAGATTGGCCTGCACACGGCCGCCGTGCTGGGCGGCATCCTGGGCTGGTTGATCGTCTACCTCCTGTACAAGACCAAGGTGAAGAAGTGGGCTTTGACACTAGTCCGCGGGAGCAAGCAGCCCCACCGGAAGCGACAAGCAGTCGACCAGGGAGCGGCGTGTGCGAGGTGCTGA
- the LOC112560132 gene encoding proline-rich protein 36-like isoform X1: MPSIVIESYSPPKKLSKSAVKLKQTNENVSKQPTPKPRPKIKPAKRPSKKGQKYKRIGSGSSRNKPNPQVTVLDPDDPDTSPFFLPPCCDSDSAQATARWVQNMPLLMHSYQDLTGLVLKVHPLMAGPQKPQSCPLISAALQYAALPVLGLPNLGWNKSLPVLTDKSGAGSMENNELDKPPRDADSSRSAASSLPPPPLPPRPRTPPSREAGGRSASPPRHPPPRLLLPAVDQPRSLSAASLCVPVSPAFPGTYVVSAPASPVPLPVTPLVTIQHVSSRACRSTTPQQQPRADSQDSFSSSSSADALLHVLEPTQTPHAYPYLLSQPPNCPHVSRSTPHISWPGGSDPHPRPLAADVIPQGVVPRSSNSDECFQTVAAKAPDAIFTLETKL, translated from the coding sequence ATGCCCAGCATCGTCATCGAATCGTACTCGCCGCCCAAGAAACTGTCCAAGTCCGCCGTTAAGCTTAAACAGACGAACGAGAACGTCAGCAAGCAGCCCACACCCAAACCTCGTCCCAAAATAAAACCTGCCAAAAGACCCTCGAAGAAAGGACAGAAGTACAAAAGGATCGGAAGTGGCTCGTCACGCAACAAACCAAATCCACAAGTAACCGTCCTTGACCCTGATGACCCTGACACGAGCCCCTTCTTCTTGCCGCCGTGTTGCGACTCTGACTCTGCGCAGGCCACGGCGCGCTGGGTGCAGAACATGCCGCTGTTGATGCACAGCTACCAGGACCTAACGGGCCTAGTGTTGAAGGTGCACCCTCTGATGGCTGGCCCCCAGAAGCCCCAGAGCTGCCCTTTGATCTCGGCCGCTCTGCAGTACGCTGCCCTGCCCGTGCTGGGGTTGCCAAACCTGGGGTGGAACAAGAGCCTGCCTGTGTTGACGGACAAGAGCGGCGCGGGTAGCATGGAGAACAACGAGCTGGACAAGCCACCCCGCGACGCGGACAGCAGCAGATCCGCTGCCTCTTCACTTCCTCCGCCTCCTCTACCCCCACGACCACGTACCCCGCCGTCGAGAGAAGCCGGAGGGAGATCGGCATCGCCTCCGCGTCACCCGCCACCCCGGCTCCTCCTGCCTGCTGTGGACCAGCCGCGGTCTTTGTCCGCTGCCAGCTTGTGCGTGCCAGTGTCCCCCGCCTTCCCTGGCACGTACGTCGTCTCCGCCCCCGCATCCCCTGTGCCTCTACCTGTCACACCGCTGGTCACCATCCAGCACGTCAGCTCGCGGGCCTGCCGCAGCACCACGCCGCAACAGCAGCCGCGCGCGGACAGTCAGGACTCGTTCAGCTCCAGCTCCTCGGCAGATGCGCTGCTGCACGTGCTGGAGCCCACGCAAACCCCACACGCGTACCCCTACCTCCTGTCGCAGCCCCCGAACTGCCCACACGTGTCTCGCTCTACTCCGCACATTTCGTGGCCAGGGGGGTCCGATCCCCACCCTCGCCCCCTAGCAGCTGACGTCATTCCGCAAGGGGTGGTTCCGCGGAGCTCCAACTCGGACGAGTGTTTCCAGACGGTGGCGGCCAAGGCTCCGGACGCCATATTCACgttagaaacaaaattatag